TCGTCAGCCTCACCGAACCATGTCAGAGAAAGAGCTTCCGCCGTTAAATCACGCTAGCTTTTTGTTAGAAGACAGGCGGTAGAACGTAAGGTATGGAAGAAAACAAGTTTTAGACAAGAGGTTAACTATGACAAAAGCCGATAACAAAAATCATGAAAAAGATCAAAGTGAAATGGATAAGGTGAATGCAGAATGCATGTGTTCCCACGAATGCACCCCAGCTCAAGAAGGAGAAGTCAAACCTCAACCGAATGTTGTTTCAATTGAAGAAAAAGAAATTGAAGCTCTTCGCCGAGATGCTGCTGACAATAAAGATAAATATTTACGAGTTCTTGCAGAAGCGGAAAATCAAAGAAAAAGACTGCAAAAAGAGCGGCAAGAGCTTATTCAATATGCTCTTCAAAATGTGATTGCTGATTTTTTGAATCCGATCGATCAGATGGAGAACGCTTTAAAATTCAAGGATCAGATGTCCGCCGAAGTCAAAGGGTGGGCACTTGGATTCGAAATGATTTTAAATCAATTTAAAGATGTTTTGGCCACCAACGGGGTAGCTCCCATGGTTTCTGTGGGCACATCCTTTGATCCCCATTTACATGAAGCGATCGAAATGGTAGAGACAGGGGAATTTGCTCCAGGAACTGTCGTAGAGGAAAGTTTAAAAGGCTATAAAATGGGAGAGAGGGTCATTCGACCAGCACGCGTTAAAGTTGCAAAAGCGGTCAGTGAACCAGCTCCTGAGCAAACCGAATAAAAAGAGCAAGAGATAAAAGGAGGATTATATGAATAAAAAGAAAGGAAAAATTATTGGAATCGATCTTGGAACTACCAACTCCTGCGTTGCTGTCATGGAAGGAGGGGTCCCAAAGGTGATTCCCTCAGCAGAAGGAACCCGTACAACACCTTCTGTGGTGGCTTATAAAGGAAATGAAATATTGGTAGGGATTCCTGCAAAACGGCAAGCTGTCACAAATCCGGAAAACACTATCTTCTCCTCGAAGCGCTTTATTGGGCATAAATACAAGGAAGTGATAAATGAAATCAAAACCGTTCCTTACAAAGTGACTGAAAATGCACAAGGGGATGCTGTTTTTGAAGTTCAAGGTAAAATTGTGACCCCCGAAGAGATCGGTGCCCAAATTTTGATCAAAATGAAAGAAACAGCTGAAGCCTATCTCGGCGAGAAGGTGACAGAGGCCGTCATCACAGTGCCCGCTTACTTTAATGATTCCCAGCGCCAATCTACCAAAGACGCAGGGCGAATTGCCGGCTTAGATGTTAAGCGTATTATTCCAGAGCCCACAGCAGCTGCGCTGGCGTATGGCTTAGATAAAGAAAAAACCGAGAAAAAAATTGCCGTGTTTGACTTGGGTGGTGGTACCTTCGATATTTCTATTCTCGAAATTGGCGAGGGCGTTTTTGAAGTTTTAGCGACAAACGGAGATACGCATCTCGGCGGGGACGATTTTGACCATGCCATTTTG
The Parachlamydia sp. AcF125 genome window above contains:
- the grpE gene encoding nucleotide exchange factor GrpE, yielding MTKADNKNHEKDQSEMDKVNAECMCSHECTPAQEGEVKPQPNVVSIEEKEIEALRRDAADNKDKYLRVLAEAENQRKRLQKERQELIQYALQNVIADFLNPIDQMENALKFKDQMSAEVKGWALGFEMILNQFKDVLATNGVAPMVSVGTSFDPHLHEAIEMVETGEFAPGTVVEESLKGYKMGERVIRPARVKVAKAVSEPAPEQTE